The following is a genomic window from Citrifermentans bemidjiense Bem.
TGTTGCCCCGGGAAGGTGAGGAGATCCGGCTGGAAGTGCACGTGACCGAGGCGATGCTCCTCTCTCTCAGGTACCAGCAGCCCGTGCTGGTGGACCCCGACGTGCTGGCCCAGGTCTCCACCCTCGACCTCAAGGAGGACGGCCTGGCCGGCGAGAACAACGCCCGTCGTTTCGTCGACTTCCTGGACCACATGGATCCCGCTTCCATGGGGAAGTACCCCATGTAGAAGAGGCAGCCCGTGTAGAAAAGGTGCCCGGGTGAATGAAGCCTTGGCAGTTCGCAGTTTCTCAATCTTAATCTCAATCTTTATCTGAATCTGGTTTTCCGGAGGTTTAATGCGCGACGCATCTTTCGAATTCCTGCAGCAATTGCTGGCGGCGCCCAGCCCCTCGGGGTACGAGCAGCCTGCCCAGCGGGTCTTCCGCTCCTACATAGAACCCTTCTGCCAGGTGGCGACCGACGTCATGGGGAACGTCTTCGGCATGATCCAGGGAGCGGGAAATAACCGCCCACGCATCATGGTCGTCGGGCACTCCGACGAGATCGGGCTCCAGGTCCGCTATCTGGACGACAACGGTTTCATCTATTTCTCCGCCATCGGCGGGGTCGACCCCCACATCACCCCCGGCATGCGGGTCCACGTACATACCGCCAAAGGGAAGCTGAACGGCGTGATCGGCAAGCGCCCCATCCACCTGATCGAGCCCAAGGAGCGCGACACGGTGATCAAGCTGGACGCCCAGTACATAGACATCGGCGCCGCCAACAAGAAAGAGGCCCTGGAGTGGGTGCGGGTAGGCGATCCCATCACCTTCGACAGCAACCTGGAGCGGCTCTTCGGGGACCGCGTCAGTTCGCGCGGACTCGACGACAAGGCCGGCAGCTTCGTGGTAGCCGAAGTGCTCCGCCGCGTCTCCGAGCTTCCCGATCAGCTCCCCATCGACCTCTACGGCGTCTCCTCGGTCCAGGAGGAGGTCGGCCTGCGCGGCGGCACTACCAGCAGCTACTCGGTGAACCCCGACGTCGGCATCTGCGTCGAGGTGGATTTCGCCACCGACCAGCCCGACGTGGACAAAAAGCACAACGGCGAAGTAGGCCTCGGGAAGGGGCCGATCCTTCCGCGCGGCGCCAACATCAACCCGGTCCTCTTCGACCTTCTTTCCGACACCGCCACCGGCAACGGCATCGTGGTCCAGTACACCGGCATCGCCCGGGCGACCGGCACCGACGCCAACGTCATGCAGATCTCCCGTGGGGGCGTCGCCACCGCCCTGGTGAAGATTCCGCTGCGTTACATGCACACCCCGGTGGAGACCCTGTCCCTTGCCGACCTGGACGGGGCGGTCGAGCTGATCGTCGCCTCGCTTGCCAAGATGGGGCACAAGGAAGCGTTCATCCCGATGTGATTGAACGTAGGAAGTCCCCCTTTATCAAAATCAGCCTGTTTCCAGCTCTCCCCCTCCCTTGACGGGAGGGGGCAGGGGGGTGGGTGAAGTCGCCCGCAGCGGAAACCTGGCATCTGCCCCCACCCCCTAACCCCCACCCGCTGGGGGAGGGGGGACTCATTCGGCAACTGCAACATCCTAACCGGACAACGCTGGGGACAGGGGGGATTTGCCTTGGTTAATCGGTGGCGGAAGACCTCGGTTAAGTCGCTTTATGTAAACGATAAATTTGGGAAATCATATGATTTACGGGCCCTTGATTAGGCAAATTTCAGTTGACTTGGACTGCCCCTTGTAATAGGTTTTCCGGTTAATATCCCGCGCCCCAAACAACAAAAGGAGTCTCCCTAATGTTAGAAAGCAGCCTCCCGGAAGGTCTTACCTTTGACGACGTTCTGCTCCTCCCTGCCCACTCGCTCATCCTCCCCCGCGATACCGATTTAAGCTCCAGACTCACCAACAACATCCAGTTGAACATCCCGCTGGTGAGTGCCGCCATGGACACTGTCACAGAATCGAGGGCGGCTATCTGCATGGCGCGCGAAGGGGGTATCGGCTTCATCCACAAGAACCTCACCGTCGCCGAGCAGGCGATGGAAGTGGATAAGGTCAAGAAGAGCGAATCCGGGATGATCGTGGACCCGATCACCATGCGCCCCAACCAGCGCATCCGGGAGGCTCTGGAGATGATGGCGAAGTACAGGATCTCCGGGGTGCCGATCACCAAGGCCAACGGCAAACTGGTAGGCATACTGACCAACAGGGACCTTCGTTTCGAGACCAACCTGGACCTGCTCATCTCCGACCGCATGACCAAGAGGAACCTGGTCACCGTGCCGGTCGGGACCACGCTGGAGCAGGCGAAAGAGCACCTGAAGCACACCAGGGTAGAGAAGCTTCTGGTGGTCGACGGGGAGAAGAACCTCAAGGGGCTCATCACCATCAAGGACATCGAGAAGATCAAGAAGTACCCCAACGCCTGCAAGGACTCCCTCGGGCGCCTGCGGGTCGGTGCGGCAGTCGGCCCGACCCCGGACGTGGACGCGCGCATCGACGCTCTCCTGAAGGCGGGCGTGGACGTCGTGGTCATCGACACCGCCCACGGCCATTCCCAGGGGGTAATCGACACCATCGCCCGCATCAAATCCGACTTCCCGGGGCTTGAGCTCGTGGCCGGCAACATCGCCACCGCCGACGCCGCCGAGGCGCTGATCAAGGCCGGCGTCGACGCCATCAAGGTCGGCATCGGACCGGGCTCCATCTGCACCACCCGCGTGGTCGCCGGCATCGGCGTTCCCCAGATCACCGCCATCGCCGAGTGCTCCAGGGTAGCCAAGAAGCACGGCATACCGCTCATCGCCGACGGCGGCATCAAGTACTCCGGCGATCTCACCAAGGCCGTTGCCGCCGGCGCCGACGTCGTCATGATCGGTTCCCTCTTCGCAGGGACCGAAGAATCCCCGGGCGACACCATCCTGTACCAGGGGCGCGCCTACAAGAGCTACCGCGGCATGGGCTCCATCGGCGCCATGAAGGAAGGGAGCAAGGACCGCTACTTCCAAAGCGACGTCGACAGCGACGTCAAACTCGTACCCGAAGGGATCGAGGGGATGGTTCCGCTCAGGGGACCGCTTTCCGCCAACGTGCACCAGCTGATGGGCGGCCTGCGCGCCGGCATGGGCTACACCGGGAGCCGGACCATCGTCGAGCTGCAGCAAAACGGGCGTTTCGTCAGGATCACCGGCGCAGGCCTCAAAGAGTCCCACGTGCACGACGTCATGATCACCAAAGAAGCCCCGAACTACCGGGTGGAAAAATAAGGCGCAAGGAACCGGCTCACGCAAAGCCGCAAAGACGCAGAGAAAAGCTGGTTCGGCAGTACTTTGCGCCTTGGCGTCTTTGCGTGACAGCTTTTGACTTTAGATAAGGAACTCATCAATGACCATCGACATACACTCCGAGAAGGTGCTGATCCTCGACTTCGGCTCCCAGGTAACCCAGCTGATCGCCAGGCGCGTGAGGGAGCAGAGCGTTTACTGCGAGATCCACCCCTACAACATGGCGCTCGAGAAGATCAAGGCGTTCGCCCCGAAGGGGATCATCCTTTCCGGCGGCCCCTCCAGCGTCTACGACAAGGACGCCCCGCACTCCGACCTCGGCATCTACGACCTCGGCATCCCGGTCCTCGGCATCTGCTACGGCATGCAGCTGATGACCCAGCAACTGGGCGGGCGCGTGGAGCGCTGCGACAAGCGTGAGTTCGGCCGGGCAACACTTGCCCTCGACGGCAAAAGCGAGATCTTCGCCGGCTTCGACGGCGGCGCCGAGGTCTGGATGTCCCACGGCGACCGCATCGAGGCGATGCCGGCCGGCTTCCAGCTCATGGCCCACACGACAGGCTGCCCCGTGGCCGCCATGAAGGACGAGAAGCGCAACTTCTTCGGCGTCCAGTTTCACCCCGAGGTGGTGCACACCCCGCGCGGCGACGAGATGATCGGCAACTTCCTCTTCAACGTCTGCGGCTCGAAGCCCACCTGGACCATGGCCAACTTCATCGAGACCGAACTGGCCAGCATCCGCGAGAAGGTCGGCACCGGCAAGGTCCTCTGCGCCCTCTCCGGCGGGGTCGACTCCGCCGTCGTCGCCGTCCTGATCCACAAGGCGATCGGCGATCAGCTGCACTGCGTCTTCGTCAACAACGGCCTTTTGAGGAAGGGCGAAGCCGACAAGGTGGTGAACCTCTTCACCAAGCACTTCAAGATCAACCTCGCCCATGTCGACGCCGCCGACCGCTTCCTCGGCATGCTGGAAGGGGTCTCCGACCCCGAGCAAAAGCGCAAGATCATCGGCAACGAGTTCATCTACCTCTTCGAGGAGGAGGCCAAGAAGCTGGGTCAGGTCGATTACTTGGCGCAGGGGACCCTCTACCCCGACGTGATCGAGTCCGTCTCCACCAAGGGCCCCTCTGCCGTCATCAAGAGCCACCACAACGTGGGCGGTCTCCCCGAGAAGATGAACCTGAAGCTCCTGGAGCCGGTGCGCGAGCTGTTCAAGGACGAGGTGCGGCTTCTGGGCAAGGAACTAGGCATGCCCGACGAGGTGGTGTACCGCCAGCCGTTTCCGGGTCCCGGCCTCGCTATCCGCTGCATCGGCGAACTCTCCGCGGAGAAGCTCGACATCCTGCGCGATGCCGACGCCATCGTCATCGAAGAGATCAGGAAAGCCGGGTTATATCGCGAGATCTGGCAGTCGTTTGCCGTACTGCTGCCGGTCAAAACCGTCGGAGTCATGGGCGACGCCAGGACCTACGAGTGGACCGTGGCCCTTCGCGCCGTCAACTCTCTGGACGGCATGACCGCGGACTGGGTCAAGCTCCCCTACGAGCTACTCGGCAGTATTTCTTCAAGAATCATCAACGAGGTGAAGGGCGTGAACCGCGTGGTTTACGACATCAGCCAGAAGCCCCCCGCAACCATCGAGTGGGAATAAATCGCTCCTCCCTATGGAGGTTCGTTTTTTGCAGTTAAAACGCCGCGGTAGCCGGGTAGAAGCCGGTTGCCGCGGCTCTTTCGTATCTTGAAGACTGGTTCCGCAGGTGGGGACTGGCTCCGCCAGGTGCCTGTCCCCCTTTCGCCGTCCCTCTTTACTTGGAGAAAGAACATGGCTCCTACACGGCTGCTCATTTTCGACCTGGACGGGACGCTGATCGATTCGCTCCCCGACCTGACCGACGCCACCAACCTGATCCGCAGCAACTACGGCCTCCCCGAAATAGGGATTCCCGAGGTCCGCAAGTTGGTAGGGCAGGGGGCGCGGAACCTGGTAGAGCGGGCGCTCCCCGGGGCAACGGCGGCGCAGGTGGACCAGGCGCTGGGCGTATTTCTCGATTACAACCTGGCCCACATAGCCGACAAGACCCGTCCCTATCCGGGCGTCAGCGAGACCCTTAAGGAGCTTAGGAACTTCGACATCCCCATGGTGGTCCTCTCCAACAAGAACGTCGCCCTCTGCAGGGAAGTCCTCGCCAAGCTGGCTATCGGGGACGCCTTCGCCGAGGTATTCGGGGCCGACTCCTTCCCCTACAGGAAGCCCTCCCCCGAGCCTGTGCTGGCCGTCCTGAAACAATATAAGATCGAAGCCGCTGAATGCGTCATGGTGGGGGACAGTATCAACGACATCGCAGCAGGATTAGGGGCAGGCGTTTTCACCGTCGGCTGCAGTTACGGTTATGGCGAGGTGAGTGAGCTTGCAGGAGCCAACTATCAGGTATCAGATTTTCAGTCATTGCTGAATTTGCCGTTTTTTAACAGGAAAAGCAGTGAGCAATGAAAAAAAGCTAAAGTTATTTTCTTAGCTGTCGAAACAGAACTAAACCTTATTCCGTACCTAACTTATCGGGGGCAAGAATCAGATGAAAATCGAAGAACTCAATCCGAATCCGGCAGCAACCCAACTCTCAGTCGTGCGGGCGGACAAGCCCGAAGTGGCCGAAGCAAATGGGGAAGCAAATGCTAAGCAGCAACCGGCAGCCGACAAGGTCGAGCTTTCCAGTTACATGCCGCTAGTTCCCAAAGCGCAGCGGCGTCTGGATTTTAGAACCGAGAAGGTGGAGGAATTGAAGTCGCAGATACAGGCAGGGACCTATCAAGTATCAGGTCGTGCCGTAGCAGAGAAGATGCTTTCCAAGATCGTGATGCCGAGCGCCGCATAACCAATTGGAGGAGCGGAATATAGAGAAGATAGGGACAGGTAACTAAACAAAACCATTGACAGCGACGGGTAAAGTGCGGTACAAAGACCACTCGATTTAAGCGGGAATAACTCAGTGGTAGAGTGTCAGCTTCCCAAGCTGAAGGTCGCGGGTTCGAATCCCGTTTCCCGCTCCAAAAAGAAAAATAATCCTCAGTTGCTAAGAAGCGACTGGGGATTTTCTTTATCCCTCGTAGGTCGGGACTGCTGTATGAATGTAACCCTGAAAAAGGCTCCGTCCAAAGAGGGGCAGTTTGCGCTGGAAGCGCTTCAGAGTGCGGTGAAAAAAGCACTTGAAAGGAAAAAACGTTTGGGCCAGTACGCGATAGTCTGGCATGACGGCAAGCCCGTTATAATCGGCGAGGATGCTCCGGAAGACACTGAATGAGGTGGTAGCAAGCAAGCTGCTTTTGCTAGGGGGGCGAGTAGTGCAATCTGGAAATGCTCTGGTAGAGAGTGACAAATTGCAGGAACAGATCCGTGCTCATCGCCGGCTTGGCTCCTACGAAGAGAAGCAACTGAAAGAGTACTATCGTATAGGCCTGACCTACTCCAGCAACGCTCTTGAAGGGAACAGTCTCACCCGGTCGTCCGTGGCGACTACATCTCCGCGTTGCTCGATTCCAACGAGGGGAACAATCAGCCTTTCATCAACTTCATCACCTGTTGCGTCTGGGAAAGCCAGAAAGAGTATCTGCGGCTTCTGGAAAGCCTTGACCGGGAATAATAATACCTTCCGCACCCACAGCACTTGCCGCCAAATTGCCCTCAGTAGCACAATTCTCTTCCAATCCTTCACCCACCTAAGCTCCAGTAACACTTGTGCAAAGTCCGGATGTCTAACCTGACCCGCCCCCCCCCTCGTCAATGTCCGATTGCCTTTCAGGGACTGCGACAATGACTCTGTTATTTGACCTCCATATTTTGCTGGGTATATTTTAACGGCTTTTAATTTTGCAGATTGGGAGGACCCATGGACATCAGCCAGGAACGAATGGAACAACTGGGCAAATTAGCGTTCGTGAACAAGATTGCGGAGATGTTGCTGTCGACCGAAGCCGTCTCCCGTGACAATGACTTCCAGACCGTTTGTTACCATGTCGCGAAGGTGTTGGATGAAGCTGAGGAACATCAGGCTAGACATCCGGACATTTATGGGGGAGGAGGGGTCAGGTCAGGCTAGACATCCGGACATTTATGTAGCTTGGCTCGAACTCCATCAATTGACTCAGCCAACTGGGCATCTGTTACCGTGCGATGTCTGAGCCTTTGCGCCAGTTTCCCTAATGCCGATGCATCTCGCTGTAATTCCTTCGCCAATGCAGTGAGCGACATATGCCTCGACTCTTCAACTATCAAAGCTGCCACTGCCCTTGCCTCACTCGCGGGATGAGCCTTGCCTGCCGATCTGAGTTCTGCCTCAGAAATGCCGAACTCGCAACAGACTGCGGCTAAAACATCGGCCAGAGTAAAATGATCCGGTGGTTCCTGACGTGCCGTAAGTATCGCATTGTCTGTAAAGTCATCATCTCCTAATATCCTTCCGTCGCACATTCCTGAGTAGAACTCTTTTCTTCTCCCGTCATCTATATGATCCGCAACAAAATCCAGATAGCGAGCGCGTGCAGTTATTTCCTGTGATGCGAACTGAGATAGCACGAAGTCAGTGGTCACCCATGACAAGTTTTCCCTCCCTAGATAGACACAATGGCTACTCCACCAGTATTTCCCGAGATCGTCCACTATATGTGCCCTGATAGGGTTACGATGCACATACCTCACAAGCTGCAAGAGATACTCGTCGGCGTCTATAAGGATCGCCTTATACCTTCCCTGGAAAACATGCCCTGTCCGGCTGTGGGTGCTATTGATCCACTGAGTGTAGCGTTGTGAGATGTTCTGAAGTATTCGCGAAAGAGGTATCTTTCCTACTTGCAGTACAAAGTGAGCGTGGTTCGTCATCAAGCAGAAAGCATGTAGGCGGAAGTTAAAGCCTTCAATGGCTTCACGGAGGAGAGAGTAGAACTTGGTGCGGTCCTGGTCAGAGAAAAAGATGTCCGTGCCGTCATTGCCGCGTATGATGACGTGGTACGTCGCATTGGGAAAATGAAGGCGTGGCTTGCGGGGCATGCCAATAACCTACCGTCAAATGTCCGGATGTCTAGCCTGACCCCCCTTGACCCGGATGTCTAGCCTGACCCCCCTTGACCTATGTCCCCCGAACCTCATGCCATGACTATGACACCTGTTCTTCTCAACTACATACTTAGTTTAAACTGCCCGACAAGGTGGCTTAAGGTGGTCGCTTGCTCGGAGAGCTTCGAAGCAGCATCTGTTGTATGCTGGGCGCCGTTGGCGGTCACACTCACTTCGTCGGTCATGTGTTGGATGGCTGTATTGATTTCGATGGTGGTTGCTGTCTGTTGTTCGGCAGCGGTGGCAATCTGGCTGATCTGCAGGTTAAGCGAGGCAATCTGCTCCAGGATGAGCTGCAATGCCTGACCCGACTCCGAAGCCTTTTCCGTTCCGGCCTCAACTTGTTTGACCCCTTCTGCCATGGAACGGACAGCCATCTGAGTGTCACTTTGGATGCCGTGAATCATTTCTCCAATCTCCCGGGTGGCCTCGGTGGTCCGTTCGGCCAGCGATCTCACCTCATCTGCGACCACGGCAAAGCCGCGTCCCTGTTCACCGGCGCGAGCCGCCTCGATAGCGGCGTTCAATGCCAGGAGGTTCGTTTGGTCGGCGATGTCCTGGATCGTAGCGACGATGGCGCCGATCTGGTCTCCCCTTTGGCCAAGAGTGCTGACTGTCTCAGCAGACCTATTGACCTTTTCCGCAATGCTCCCCATGACGGTGAGGGTTTCGCGTAAGACGGCAGCACCGGACTGGGCGGCGTCGTCGGCGCTTCTGGAATTATCTGCAACGGTGTGGCAGTTATTGGAGATGTCGGCGGCGGTCGCGGCCATCTCTTCGGAGGCAGTCCCTGCCGACGCCCCCTGAGCGGCGACACTTTCCGCGGCCTTTGAGATTTGCCGGGATGAGTCAAGCAGCGTGGAAGACGCAGCCGAGACATCGGCCGTGGTGCTGGAGACCTGCTGCAGAATGGCGTTCAGTTTATTGAGAAAGACGTTGAACCAGTGTGAAAGCACGGCAAATTCATCCTTGCCTCCTTCGTCAAGGCGCTTGGTGATGTCCCCCTCACCTTCGGCGATATCCCTCACCATATCGGTGACCCTGGAGAGGGAACTGTTGATGCGCCTGATCGTGTACAGC
Proteins encoded in this region:
- a CDS encoding M42 family metallopeptidase, translating into MRDASFEFLQQLLAAPSPSGYEQPAQRVFRSYIEPFCQVATDVMGNVFGMIQGAGNNRPRIMVVGHSDEIGLQVRYLDDNGFIYFSAIGGVDPHITPGMRVHVHTAKGKLNGVIGKRPIHLIEPKERDTVIKLDAQYIDIGAANKKEALEWVRVGDPITFDSNLERLFGDRVSSRGLDDKAGSFVVAEVLRRVSELPDQLPIDLYGVSSVQEEVGLRGGTTSSYSVNPDVGICVEVDFATDQPDVDKKHNGEVGLGKGPILPRGANINPVLFDLLSDTATGNGIVVQYTGIARATGTDANVMQISRGGVATALVKIPLRYMHTPVETLSLADLDGAVELIVASLAKMGHKEAFIPM
- the guaB gene encoding IMP dehydrogenase, which translates into the protein MLESSLPEGLTFDDVLLLPAHSLILPRDTDLSSRLTNNIQLNIPLVSAAMDTVTESRAAICMAREGGIGFIHKNLTVAEQAMEVDKVKKSESGMIVDPITMRPNQRIREALEMMAKYRISGVPITKANGKLVGILTNRDLRFETNLDLLISDRMTKRNLVTVPVGTTLEQAKEHLKHTRVEKLLVVDGEKNLKGLITIKDIEKIKKYPNACKDSLGRLRVGAAVGPTPDVDARIDALLKAGVDVVVIDTAHGHSQGVIDTIARIKSDFPGLELVAGNIATADAAEALIKAGVDAIKVGIGPGSICTTRVVAGIGVPQITAIAECSRVAKKHGIPLIADGGIKYSGDLTKAVAAGADVVMIGSLFAGTEESPGDTILYQGRAYKSYRGMGSIGAMKEGSKDRYFQSDVDSDVKLVPEGIEGMVPLRGPLSANVHQLMGGLRAGMGYTGSRTIVELQQNGRFVRITGAGLKESHVHDVMITKEAPNYRVEK
- the guaA gene encoding glutamine-hydrolyzing GMP synthase — encoded protein: MTIDIHSEKVLILDFGSQVTQLIARRVREQSVYCEIHPYNMALEKIKAFAPKGIILSGGPSSVYDKDAPHSDLGIYDLGIPVLGICYGMQLMTQQLGGRVERCDKREFGRATLALDGKSEIFAGFDGGAEVWMSHGDRIEAMPAGFQLMAHTTGCPVAAMKDEKRNFFGVQFHPEVVHTPRGDEMIGNFLFNVCGSKPTWTMANFIETELASIREKVGTGKVLCALSGGVDSAVVAVLIHKAIGDQLHCVFVNNGLLRKGEADKVVNLFTKHFKINLAHVDAADRFLGMLEGVSDPEQKRKIIGNEFIYLFEEEAKKLGQVDYLAQGTLYPDVIESVSTKGPSAVIKSHHNVGGLPEKMNLKLLEPVRELFKDEVRLLGKELGMPDEVVYRQPFPGPGLAIRCIGELSAEKLDILRDADAIVIEEIRKAGLYREIWQSFAVLLPVKTVGVMGDARTYEWTVALRAVNSLDGMTADWVKLPYELLGSISSRIINEVKGVNRVVYDISQKPPATIEWE
- a CDS encoding HAD family hydrolase, producing the protein MAPTRLLIFDLDGTLIDSLPDLTDATNLIRSNYGLPEIGIPEVRKLVGQGARNLVERALPGATAAQVDQALGVFLDYNLAHIADKTRPYPGVSETLKELRNFDIPMVVLSNKNVALCREVLAKLAIGDAFAEVFGADSFPYRKPSPEPVLAVLKQYKIEAAECVMVGDSINDIAAGLGAGVFTVGCSYGYGEVSELAGANYQVSDFQSLLNLPFFNRKSSEQ
- the flgM gene encoding flagellar biosynthesis anti-sigma factor FlgM; protein product: MKIEELNPNPAATQLSVVRADKPEVAEANGEANAKQQPAADKVELSSYMPLVPKAQRRLDFRTEKVEELKSQIQAGTYQVSGRAVAEKMLSKIVMPSAA
- a CDS encoding transposase, encoding MPRKPRLHFPNATYHVIIRGNDGTDIFFSDQDRTKFYSLLREAIEGFNFRLHAFCLMTNHAHFVLQVGKIPLSRILQNISQRYTQWINSTHSRTGHVFQGRYKAILIDADEYLLQLVRYVHRNPIRAHIVDDLGKYWWSSHCVYLGRENLSWVTTDFVLSQFASQEITARARYLDFVADHIDDGRRKEFYSGMCDGRILGDDDFTDNAILTARQEPPDHFTLADVLAAVCCEFGISEAELRSAGKAHPASEARAVAALIVEESRHMSLTALAKELQRDASALGKLAQRLRHRTVTDAQLAESIDGVRAKLHKCPDV